Below is a window of Humulus lupulus chromosome 9, drHumLupu1.1, whole genome shotgun sequence DNA.
ttgaTATGATACATCAATTACAAAAGACAAGATAAATAGAGGAACTTCTACCAACAAGTAAACTCATTGATAAGAATATAAATACAAAATAAGCCAAAAGAAACACTCTTCTCCTATACTTTTTGTTGCTCCATTTCATGTCTCTTAGAACATTAGATGGCTAAGTCGTCAAAACGTGGTTCGGTTCTTCTTGGAGGCGGCGTCACACAGCCGTCATCCCCGCTCACCCTTTGGAAGGGACGGTCCTTGGCCGGTGTCACGGGTGCAGACACAGATGTAGCAGAATGACCCACTCTCAGATTCTGAAGTGTTGAAAATGATTCTCTCATTGCAGACATTGCTTCGAAAAACCGGGTGCACGATGCTAAAGCAACAGGAATTGGACGAAGCATTTCCTAAATTGTTACACAAAATTGAAGCCAAATGACATCACATACTTTTATCACTTATTTTAACAGATTTATAAtaagagtttatacttttttgacTATGTGTTTTGACTTATTATCTgtttagaccttgtgttttgacaaattattttttagaccctgtgtttagtaaaataattcaaataggcccctaaacctaattttgatgaacaaaaaattaaataaaacacagTTCTTAGGTAGAATGacttatatttttgttttgagttattaatttgatgaattatttataattttagttcaaaaaactttgatcaaaatcgggtttaggggtctttttgaactattttagaaaacacaggatccaaaaagtaatttgtctgCCAAAATACACCAAAATACAGGGTCTAAAAAAGCATAAACCCTTATAATAACGAATTCAACCCAAACAACACAAAAGCACAGTATATAGATTACAACTGAATGTGGtcaaaaaaacaaagaaaagggTTTTGTACCAGACATGGTAAATAAATTCTATAGGCATACATACCCCCCATACTGAAGGTGGCTCCTTGAATGTTTGACTCCATTGAAAATCTGCTACTGATGCAGTCAAGGCCCCATAGTCACTTGCAGCCTTCATCAATAATTCTGAAAATTGTTTCTACATAAAAGCAAccgaaatatgtatatatattgaactTGTATGCTACTACTCATATTATGAGAACAATTTATAAAAAAGAGCACACATCAACATTTGAAATTAGACTTTGCTGAGATTACGAATGACCAACCTGGTACTCGGCCTCTACTGGGATACAATCCAGTGAATATGGTTGTTGAAGACGAGCAATGATGCGATCCTGCAAgcaaaaataataatgataaatacGGAGGTCTAATCGAGTAGAAAGCGTAGCAAAAATTAATAAGAGGGATCGGCATGTCCATTCAAACAATTATCTCTTTGAGATCCACAGtgatgcaaccaaaccatttgcTTCAAAGCCACTGGAAATCTCCAAAAGAGTCAGTGAGCTCAAACAAAAAGCACAAACATTCATCATATTTGtccaaaaaaaagaaaagattttGAAAAGAAACCAAGAGAACTACCTTATTCTGAATTACATCCTTCAAAATAGTAGTAATCCTTCCCAATGTTTCACACTTCTTTTCCATTTCACTCGCATGAGTCAAAAATGCCGCGTTTTTGTCCTCCTTAAAAAATTCAAGTTTAAACTTAATTAGATAGGAATCAGTATAAGCTAAGATTGATATATCATGAAAAAACTACAGGCAACAAACTGAAAAGGAGGCAACTCAAACTGTAATAACTCACCTTTCTCCCCTGAAGTTCCACTTGCAGATCTGCTATTTTCCTTTGCACAGCGGTGAGTTCTCTTAAAACTCTGATCAAGTCATCGCCCTTTTCCCCAGTAATGGTAGATAAATTCTGAAGTTCTTCCTGTGAAAAAAAACAGGTACATACATACATTAACATCTATCATAATCACCCTAAAATGATTAATATCCCAACATGATAAATCAATAAAGGCAATGATGTCACCACAAACATTGAATTAGAgaacaagaaaagaaaaatgaaacATTTCTTAAAGTCCAAGCACCTAAATTCTAACCATGATTCTAACCAAAAGGACAATTTTATCTTTTCTTACCTTTCTCCAAGGTAATTGGGCAGTCAAagtttgaatttgtttaaaaaaaattgagcaCACTCAAATTCAATCAAAAGCATTAACAAATAAATCATAATTTGAGTTTATCATCACCCCAAAATAATCATAATTTAGATTTAGAAAGATCATAATTTGACCTGTGTAGGAGGTGGCGAGACTGTAAAACCGAGATCAGCTGCGATAGAAAGAGCATCAGACATTCCCCCAATTCGGCGTAGAGGCTTCCGTGCCACCCAAGTAGGGTCACTCCCCATCGACATTTTTGTGGCAGACTCAAATTTACAGTCAAACAAACTATACTTGGACAAGAAAAAACTTTGGGAATATTACAATTATACCTTCAAAAAAAGCAAATCAAAACATACAACAGATTAGAATATTTACACATTTACAGCATGTAGAACATAAAATACTTCATCTGTTTTCACAGATTCAAGTGCAAAGAAGAGATACATTTACAAGAACAGACCAAAGTTTGATAATCCATGCACCACACCATAACAACAAAAACTTTAATAATTTAATCAAAGtcctattatttttaaataataataaatttgctTGCAACTGCTACTCTCTCATCACTATCACAAGGGAATATTTTTAGTACTACTTGTAATCTCAGGTTCTTAACCCTGTAATTAAGGTTGGATTATGGAGTAAATACaagaaagaaacaaagaaaaaaatgatACCCCAAAATCTTTCTCATTAGTCTCTATTATTGTGAAGTCAGTTGTCAAATCAAAAAGGAATAAAGTGAAATACCAAAGCACCAAATCTCCATTACTATGGAAATTCAACTGAGTTAAGTTAGTCATTTTAAGAAATTATAATATCAAGTCCCTAAGATAAAATTGCATAATTTTCTCTAATTCCCAATTTTCTCAGTAAACAAACCATCAAATTCCCACCAAATCCATCAAAAATTTTGTAAAAACTCCAAACCCCTCTCAGATTCCAACAAAAAATTACATATAACTATGAAATTTTCAAACTAATATGCCAGTTATGAAAATGCAATCATAGATTTACCTCACTTTTAACAAAGATAAAGATAATCATTGTCATATTTTAACAAAACAAGATTAATGTAAATTAATGAAAATGCAATCACAGATTTACCTCAGTTTTCACGAAACAAGATTAAGATCGTCGggacagagagaaagagagagagagagagtctcaGAGAGTGTAGCGTGGCATAGAGAGAGAAAGGCTGGTAAATTGGGCTTTAGTGCTTTGGGCTGGTAAATTGGGCTAATGCTAATGGGCTTTGGGTTTGGAGAAAATGactatatttacaaaaatactctAATACATGGTTAATTTCAAAATTACCACTAAATTTTTCTACATGATGAATCATACTATtcaaattacaattaaatatttgTACCATTTTTTTTAGCTTACTTATAAACCACACaagtatttgtttttctttttggtttACTAGTAAATTAGTTTACCATggtataaatcaaataaaaatataatgaTGGTATAAATCATTGAATGTACaatcaaaattgaaaaaataatacttattttttagttGATTTCTGTTTTTGAATTaagtttttctatttttttggACCTAACATTTTGTTTCAATACCTGTTTGAACTATGTGTTATgatgaattattttttaaaacttgtattttgtaaAATCGTCTTAATATACCATTAAAATTGATTTtaatgagaaaataattaaatataataacataattattaaATAGAATGGATGCATTTTTTTATGAGttgttagtttttggatattaggtgtgattttagtttaattttttttatcaaaattaggtttataagtctattttaacaattttataaaacaataaataaaaaagtaatttatcaaaatagaaggagaaaataaATAAGGGGAGAGAACACTTGTTATTTTATGTGAAGAAACGACATTCAAATCGAAACTATAGACAATGTCGTTTGTTGGATGCAAAACGACACTAGAAGCGAAACTGACATAAGCCAAACGACATCCTAAACGAAACTTATTACAACGTTAAAAGATAAAAGAGGCAAACAAGACAAAAAATTCCCGCCATTGTTATCTTTTGGGGGAGACCAGAGGTTTTTGCTACATGAGCAGAACTCACTGAAGtctcaaacccatttctctgtcTTGGTAGCTGTATCTGAAACCATTGCCTTGTCTGCGAGCTCTAAGGGTATGGGATGGGGATTCAAGGGCTTTTACCGCTACTGAAATCGATTATGGTGCCCATTCACATCAAGGAACTGGAGGGTTCTTGTGTGGCTATTGATACCTATTCTTGGCTTCACAAAGGTGCTTTGTCTTGTAGCAAAGACCTCTGCAAAGGCTTACCCACCTCCaggtatttctctctctctctctctctcttgttaaATTGGGATTTTTGAGTAAAGATTATATTTTTCCTTTCAAAAAGACATTAATTCGTAAGTGGGTCATCTTATTTCAATCCTTGAATGTATTTAGAATCTGGGTTTTGTTTGTTTTTGGTTATGGAGATAAAATGTGGAACATTTTTCTCATCTTGAACGGGGATTTAAAGCTAAAGAGATTTGTCATGTGCCAAGGTAGTTTTTTTTAGGAcattaaagaaacaaaaatagtaCTTATCTCATTTTAAGATTGTGTCAAACAGTAAAAATAGTGCAATGTTGTTTAGAGCATTACAAAATATAGTTTCAGATTATAGCAACTAGTTGTTCGTCATTCATTTGATGTTTAATGGTTATGTCTCTTAAAATCAACAGCCACAGCTAATACGATCCTATGTATATAAACTATGGTCAATGGCAAATATAATAAGTTGATGCATAATAGATTGTCTATATCTCTTCTTAACATTTTCTTGTTTTCTGTCCAATGCCTTAGGCACATTGACTATTGCATGCATAGAGTAAATCTGCTGCGGCATTATGGTGTCAAACCTATGCTTGTCTTTGATGGAGGTCTTCTACCAATGAAGATTGAACAAGAGAACAAACGGGCCAGGTATGCTGGTTATCCTTTAATTTTGCCTGTTTTCCATTTGGGATTTAATCTTTAGCATAAAAGTCTTGGGTCACAATTGGTTCTACACTTGTAGTGCGCTAAATCATTTTTTCTAACATTGCATAGGTGTGTATTTTGGTGTGAGTTCACATATTTATGCATGCATTTCTTCATGTATCAATTTGTATTAAACATTCAGCTGTCTTGTGAAATGGTGATATATTGGCTGTTTATGGATTGCGTGGGGTTAGAATGAGCGCACAATAACTTTTGACTCCACCTCTGAGCTATTTAATTTTCTTGCCCATTTGTATTGCATAAGAACTCTTGGAAACTTTATGTTATTGAATACTTCTTGCCTTTGTTGGTTTAGTTATGCTTGCTAGATTATTGAATCTTTCTACAATGTCTTTACTGGTTTGGTTCACCACACTACAGAGCAATGCTGGTAGTCATTCTTTCACATCCTTTTTATCTTGTCAATGTATGGATCCATTGCTTAAGATTTAACTCAAGAGAACTGCAGGGGGAGGAAGGAAAATCTTGCCCGTGCTATGGAGCATGAGTCAAATGGAAATTCTTCTGCTGCTTATGAGTGCTATCAGAAAGCTGTTGACATTTCACCTTCAATTGCGCATGAGTTAATCCAGGTTAGGAAGAAGACCCTTTCTTAAGAAAGAATTGGTTTACTGCGAAACTGAAACCATTTCCTCTACAAAAGTACCTAATATTCTGAAATTTGAACTCTGTTCTGAGTGATGGgagaaatttatatttttaaattcttTTCTTTTGACATTGTTGCTTGTAAAAGGTGTTAAAGCAGGAGAATATAAGTTATGTTGTGGCTCCTTATGAAGCAGATGCTCAAATGACCTTCTTGGCAGTCAGCAAACAAGTTGATGCTGTTATCACAGAGGACTCAGATTTGATACCATTTGGATGCCCCAGGGTGAGTTATGAAAACTTGttattctgattttttttttctcacacaATGGGGTCAAGATAACATTATTTTTTTCCGACTTCTATATACTTATTTGTCAGATACTTCAAACTTTGTTATATCCAGATTATTTTTAAAATGGACAAATTTGGGCAAGCTGTTCAGTTTCAGCATTCCATGCTACAACAGAACAAGGATTTGAGTTTTGCTGGATTTACAAAGCAAATGATTCTTGAAATGTGCATTTTGAGTGGCTGTGACTATCTGCAGTCATTACCAGGAATGGGACTGAAAAGGGCTCATGCACTTATAAAACGATTTACAACATACGACCAGGTGAAGTCTTATCATTCACGACCTTGACATTTGTATCCCTTAAAATTAAATAGGCTGAGAATATTGTTCTTTTGGCCTTTGCACGTGCTTAATTACTTTTTCTTTAACTCCTTTGAATAAATGTTATAGCTAGCTGATGATTGGTCCATTTCAGGTGATAAAGCACCTAAGATACAGCATTTCTTCGGTTCCACCTCTTTATGAAGAATCATTCAAGAAAGCACTACTGACCTTTCAGCATCAACGTGTTTACGATACAATTACCGAAAAAATTGTTCATTTGTCTGACATTTCTGAGAATCTTGAGGATGATGGGGATTTCTTAGGGCCATATCCTTTTTAAAGATAGTTTTTCTCATGTTAAAATGTCTGCTTCTATTTAATAATTGTGAAATACTTGAGATCCCTTAACTATGTATACAATGATACCTCAAGATATAGCTAAAGGTATAGCTGAAGGTGATCTTGATCCATTCACCAAAATGCCATTTCAGGTAATTGTTCTGCATTTACTTTTATTACTTCTTGGGGGTTGAAGAATTTCAAGTTTACCATTATCTAGAAGTGCGCCCTCCACAATTGAATGCTATTTCTTATTGATTTACATGTTTTCTTGTTCTTAATCATTTAACTGGCAACTGCAACTATATCAATTTCTCCTATGTTAAATAGCCTAGTAACAGAaaccaaacaaaaagaaaggCCATCTATGTAGATTTTACTAATAATAAGTCATTTTAGTTTCCTAATTCCTATGTTTATATCCCATAACAGTTTGGCTGACTTTTTCACTTTCTTCTTAAAGTCCTCTATCTTTACTGGTGGCATTTATGT
It encodes the following:
- the LOC133801308 gene encoding exonuclease 1 isoform X1, whose product is MGIQGLLPLLKSIMVPIHIKELEGSCVAIDTYSWLHKGALSCSKDLCKGLPTSRHIDYCMHRVNLLRHYGVKPMLVFDGGLLPMKIEQENKRARGRKENLARAMEHESNGNSSAAYECYQKAVDISPSIAHELIQVLKQENISYVVAPYEADAQMTFLAVSKQVDAVITEDSDLIPFGCPRIIFKMDKFGQAVQFQHSMLQQNKDLSFAGFTKQMILEMCILSGCDYLQSLPGMGLKRAHALIKRFTTYDQVIKHLRYSISSVPPLYEESFKKALLTFQHQRVYDTITEKIVHLSDISENLEDDGDFLGPMIPQDIAKGIAEGDLDPFTKMPFQGTASANTTFKLKNFDLGSVKKKLDLPVQKNLLTQYFCFASVEAKRKFRAPRFSPNQSSPTCNSSPNSNEHVSEGDDFSEKSCSDTPSPLHSDNVGNLSLPGAPVDNGVAPEVQELLESPKHDMANKTSPEYTSLQKPKHSIHKPCLAQQKEHDFGSVPDAIEGKVRKENRKVIVRSSYFQHKSEDENDLENKQNTLIEDNPAAYVVSESAVANGYSNTANLLKRREHTSESVQEENVNSKKMCIATDEGKFGSNISHLAKYSDIAEKSMEKFVSIISSFKFSSSGSRASGLRAPLKDARNTSTNRSTVGVDLNQFAYVPKKHKS
- the LOC133802597 gene encoding AUGMIN subunit 2-like, which encodes MSMGSDPTWVARKPLRRIGGMSDALSIAADLGFTVSPPPTQEELQNLSTITGEKGDDLIRVLRELTAVQRKIADLQVELQGRKEDKNAAFLTHASEMEKKCETLGRITTILKDVIQNKDRIIARLQQPYSLDCIPVEAEYQKQFSELLMKAASDYGALTASVADFQWSQTFKEPPSVWGEMLRPIPVALASCTRFFEAMSAMRESFSTLQNLRVGHSATSVSAPVTPAKDRPFQRVSGDDGCVTPPPRRTEPRFDDLAI
- the LOC133801308 gene encoding exonuclease 1 isoform X2; translation: MGIQGLLPLLKSIMVPIHIKELEGSCVAIDTYSWLHKGALSCSKDLCKGLPTSRHIDYCMHRVNLLRHYGVKPMLVFDGGLLPMKIEQENKRARGRKENLARAMEHESNGNSSAAYECYQKAVDISPSIAHELIQVLKQENISYVVAPYEADAQMTFLAVSKQVDAVITEDSDLIPFGCPRIIFKMDKFGQAVQFQHSMLQQNKDLSFAGFTKQMILEMCILSGCDYLQSLPGMGLKRAHALIKRFTTYDQVIKHLRYSISSVPPLYEESFKKALLTFQHQRVYDTITEKIVHLSDISENLEDDGDFLGPMIPQDIAKGIAEGDLDPFTKMPFQGTASANTTFKLKNFDLGSVKKKLDLPVQKNLLTQYFCFASVEAKRKFRAPRFSPNQSSPTCNSSPNSNEHVSEGDDFSEKSCSDTPSPLHSDNVDNGVAPEVQELLESPKHDMANKTSPEYTSLQKPKHSIHKPCLAQQKEHDFGSVPDAIEGKVRKENRKVIVRSSYFQHKSEDENDLENKQNTLIEDNPAAYVVSESAVANGYSNTANLLKRREHTSESVQEENVNSKKMCIATDEGKFGSNISHLAKYSDIAEKSMEKFVSIISSFKFSSSGSRASGLRAPLKDARNTSTNRSTVGVDLNQFAYVPKKHKS